Proteins encoded within one genomic window of Deferribacter autotrophicus:
- a CDS encoding DEAD/DEAH box helicase: MTIILPKLEKIYWKKNGIKNIVSQLIISEKEVDYSFVSSHRAFTIIEANETQYCLVRNENNIPEGYDYVIKTNQKATEERLISGSIELIKWLKHPLDKKYSTDEIVRSWNNNFYFIEENLKEGINGLRDPQIAALYSILSHFKVSNDIGTVVMPTGTGKTEVMLASLVARKINKLLVVVPFDALREQTFKKFYSLGLLKQFKLLSNNSLFPRVGLWKQNFADIDELKDFIDNCNVVVTTMAILSKNTLETLQMLSKDFEYVFFDEAHHIESNLWKKVRDSFKREQILQFTATPFRNDRKKLEGKIIFNFPLKKAQEQGYFKQIKFIPVREYDLIKGDRLIAEKAVEQLRYDLENGYNHILMARCENKKRAEEIFQIYHKNYSDLNPVLIHSSIPGKKEITESIIHGKHKIIVAVNMLGEGFDLPQLKIAAFHDIRKSLPVTLQFAGRFTRTSIDKQLGTATFIANLADSNVEDELSELYAQDSDWNLLLSTLSSGKIDEQIDFDEFIRGFQHIDDSKIPFQNIRFALSTVVYKNHTSTFNLKRFKEGINHYDDLEYKFFDYNPASKTLVFISAERNEIEWVNYKDIYGLNWKLMVLYYDTTNNLLFIHSSDKSSLYKNIAKAVLGNGFELISGLNTYRVYSDIKRISLQNVGLKEFLNRKIRFRMMVGTDIEEALSIAEQQRGQKAFTFGSGYEDGNKITLGCSYKGRIWSYLRGNLKEFISWCDNLGKKLIDESINPNQILKETLIPKIVNEIPKKYPTHIDWNESIYFEHKIFILINDNEFYLSDCSLNLVNPSDNGEINFEIETPLIKVQFKKELFLNRDAETENQFADYKISKISSDSVIIKIGSREIDIVDYFNENPPQVWFADGSSLTGFEYVELKQTIIPYPNERLISWNWKGVDLSKESQGIDPIQTDSIQYKVIQHLKQSNFDIIYDDDGSGEIADVIAIKENDKEIKVQFYHIKYAKGGTISTRIDNFYEVCGQAQKSVNWKHKKGLEFFEHLLRRKTKVKQGFEKSRIEKGTEEDLERLMLIAKNKKTMEFEIFIVQPGLSKQNTSENIMTLLGVTENYLKEVGGIDLKVIVNE; encoded by the coding sequence ATGACAATAATTTTACCAAAATTAGAAAAAATATACTGGAAAAAAAACGGGATTAAAAATATAGTTTCACAATTAATAATCTCTGAAAAAGAAGTAGATTATAGTTTTGTTTCAAGTCATCGCGCTTTTACAATAATTGAAGCTAATGAAACACAATATTGTTTGGTAAGAAATGAGAATAACATACCTGAAGGTTACGATTATGTTATAAAAACTAATCAAAAAGCAACTGAAGAAAGGTTAATTTCTGGTTCTATTGAGCTAATTAAATGGTTAAAACATCCACTAGATAAAAAGTATTCAACTGACGAAATTGTTAGATCTTGGAACAATAATTTCTATTTTATTGAAGAGAATTTGAAAGAAGGGATTAATGGATTAAGAGATCCACAAATAGCTGCATTATATTCCATCTTAAGTCATTTCAAAGTTTCTAACGATATTGGAACTGTTGTAATGCCAACAGGTACTGGTAAAACTGAAGTAATGTTGGCTTCTTTAGTTGCAAGGAAAATTAATAAGTTATTAGTTGTTGTTCCTTTCGATGCTTTAAGAGAACAAACCTTTAAAAAATTCTATTCATTAGGATTATTAAAACAGTTTAAATTACTTTCAAACAATTCTTTATTCCCAAGAGTGGGATTATGGAAGCAAAATTTTGCAGACATCGATGAATTAAAAGATTTTATTGATAATTGTAATGTTGTTGTTACTACTATGGCGATCCTCTCAAAAAACACGCTTGAGACTCTGCAAATGTTATCAAAGGATTTTGAATATGTTTTTTTTGACGAAGCTCATCACATCGAATCAAATTTGTGGAAAAAAGTAAGAGACTCTTTCAAAAGAGAACAAATATTGCAGTTTACTGCAACACCTTTTAGGAATGACAGAAAAAAATTAGAAGGAAAAATAATTTTTAATTTTCCCTTAAAAAAAGCGCAAGAGCAAGGATATTTCAAACAGATAAAATTCATACCGGTAAGGGAATATGATTTAATAAAAGGCGATAGGTTAATTGCCGAAAAAGCAGTTGAGCAATTACGATATGATTTAGAAAACGGATACAACCACATTCTTATGGCAAGGTGTGAAAACAAAAAAAGAGCGGAAGAAATATTTCAAATTTATCATAAAAATTATAGTGATTTAAATCCTGTTTTAATTCACTCTTCTATTCCTGGAAAAAAAGAAATAACAGAATCTATTATTCATGGAAAGCATAAAATAATTGTTGCTGTAAATATGTTAGGGGAAGGTTTTGATTTGCCGCAACTAAAAATAGCTGCTTTTCATGACATAAGAAAAAGTTTACCAGTTACATTGCAATTTGCGGGTAGATTTACAAGAACTTCTATTGACAAACAACTTGGTACCGCAACATTTATTGCAAATTTAGCAGACTCAAATGTGGAAGATGAGTTAAGTGAATTATATGCACAAGATTCTGATTGGAATTTGTTATTATCAACTTTAAGTTCCGGTAAAATTGATGAACAGATTGATTTTGACGAATTTATTCGCGGATTTCAACATATTGACGATTCAAAAATCCCTTTTCAGAATATAAGATTTGCATTAAGTACTGTTGTTTATAAAAATCATACTTCAACTTTTAATTTAAAAAGATTCAAAGAAGGAATAAATCACTATGATGATCTTGAATATAAATTTTTTGATTATAACCCAGCATCAAAAACATTAGTCTTTATTAGTGCAGAACGCAATGAAATAGAGTGGGTTAACTATAAAGATATTTATGGATTAAATTGGAAATTAATGGTCTTATATTATGATACAACCAACAATTTATTATTTATTCATAGCTCAGATAAGTCAAGCTTATATAAAAATATTGCTAAAGCGGTTTTGGGAAATGGCTTTGAGTTAATATCTGGTTTAAATACTTATAGAGTATATTCCGACATAAAGAGAATTTCTTTACAAAATGTTGGATTGAAAGAATTTTTAAATAGAAAAATAAGATTTAGAATGATGGTGGGGACGGATATTGAAGAAGCGCTATCTATTGCTGAACAACAAAGGGGGCAAAAAGCATTTACTTTTGGTTCTGGGTATGAAGATGGTAATAAAATAACATTAGGTTGTTCATACAAGGGTAGAATATGGAGTTACTTAAGGGGTAATTTAAAAGAGTTTATTTCTTGGTGTGATAATTTAGGGAAAAAACTTATCGATGAATCGATAAATCCTAATCAAATTTTGAAGGAGACATTAATACCTAAAATTGTAAATGAAATTCCTAAAAAATATCCTACTCATATTGATTGGAACGAAAGTATTTATTTTGAGCATAAAATTTTTATATTAATTAATGATAATGAATTTTATCTATCGGATTGCTCTTTAAACCTTGTAAATCCTTCTGATAATGGGGAGATAAACTTCGAAATAGAAACACCATTGATTAAAGTACAATTTAAAAAAGAATTATTTTTAAATAGGGACGCTGAGACAGAAAATCAATTTGCTGATTATAAAATATCAAAGATAAGTTCTGATTCTGTTATTATAAAAATTGGTTCAAGAGAAATTGATATTGTTGATTATTTTAATGAAAATCCCCCCCAAGTTTGGTTTGCTGACGGTTCATCTCTTACGGGGTTTGAATATGTTGAATTAAAACAAACAATCATACCTTATCCAAATGAAAGATTGATATCTTGGAATTGGAAAGGGGTAGATTTAAGTAAAGAATCTCAAGGTATAGATCCAATTCAAACTGATTCAATACAATATAAAGTCATTCAACATCTTAAACAGAGTAATTTTGACATAATTTATGATGATGATGGTTCAGGGGAAATAGCTGATGTTATAGCAATTAAAGAGAATGATAAAGAAATAAAGGTTCAATTTTATCACATTAAGTATGCAAAAGGCGGAACAATTAGCACACGTATAGATAACTTTTATGAAGTTTGTGGTCAAGCACAAAAATCAGTAAATTGGAAACATAAAAAAGGGTTAGAATTTTTTGAACACTTATTACGCAGAAAAACGAAAGTTAAACAAGGGTTTGAAAAAAGCCGAATTGAAAAAGGGACAGAAGAAGATTTAGAAAGATTAATGTTAATAGCAAAAAATAAAAAAACTATGGAATTTGAGATTTTTATAGTTCAACCAGGATTATCAAAACAAAATACTTCTGAGAATATTATGACTTTATTGGGTGTTACTGAAAACTACTTAAAAGAAGTTGGCGGTATTGATTTAAAAGTAATTGTAAATGAATAA
- a CDS encoding integration host factor subunit alpha has product MTKADIVEKIYEKLGITKKDIANVVDMVFTTMREEILSGNSVKVSGFGNFEVKVRGRRVGRNPKTGDEVVIPPRYVVSFKPSHLFKEEVNA; this is encoded by the coding sequence ATGACAAAAGCTGACATCGTTGAAAAAATTTATGAAAAGCTTGGTATCACAAAAAAAGATATTGCAAATGTTGTTGACATGGTTTTCACAACAATGAGAGAAGAAATTTTAAGTGGAAATAGTGTCAAAGTTTCAGGATTTGGTAATTTTGAAGTAAAAGTAAGAGGTAGAAGGGTTGGAAGAAACCCAAAAACAGGCGATGAAGTGGTAATACCACCAAGATACGTAGTATCTTTTAAACCAAGCCACTTATTCAAAGAAGAGGTTAATGCTTAA
- a CDS encoding MerR family transcriptional regulator, translating to MLKTQKLYYKISEVCEITGLKPSVLRFWEKEFRQLRPIKTGSKHRLYTQKHIDLILQIKKMLYDEKLTIEGARKRLSDSRVKLSKEEIKKELQEILNLLKK from the coding sequence ATGCTTAAAACTCAAAAACTGTACTACAAAATCAGTGAAGTTTGCGAAATTACCGGCTTAAAACCCTCAGTTTTAAGGTTTTGGGAAAAAGAGTTTAGACAATTAAGACCAATAAAAACAGGTAGCAAACATCGCCTATATACCCAAAAACATATAGACTTGATTTTACAGATAAAAAAAATGCTATATGATGAAAAATTGACTATTGAAGGCGCTCGTAAGCGCCTTTCTGATTCCAGAGTTAAACTTTCAAAAGAAGAAATCAAAAAAGAGTTGCAAGAAATTTTAAATCTGCTAAAAAAATAG
- a CDS encoding NYN domain-containing protein gives MFIRKVAFVIDGWFMYKRIQSLKLFYYNGENIRNYCKKLLRMNDYLYRIYYYDTLPLNKKGEHPLTKKSIDFSKTEQAKKQTELLESIKKTPLFALRLGTTYWENNAWTIRYDRLKELLKGKITVNELEERDIKPLIKQKSVDLKIGLDIASLANKRIVDVIIVITGDSDIVPALKHARKEGIQIGLDTLGNKVRPELEEHIDFKVTAIHRYNNKQ, from the coding sequence ATGTTTATTCGAAAAGTAGCTTTTGTAATTGATGGCTGGTTTATGTACAAAAGAATACAATCATTAAAATTATTTTATTACAATGGAGAAAACATTAGGAACTACTGTAAAAAATTATTACGAATGAATGATTATTTATATAGAATTTATTATTATGATACTTTACCTTTGAATAAAAAAGGTGAACATCCTTTAACGAAAAAAAGTATTGATTTTTCAAAAACTGAACAAGCTAAAAAACAAACAGAATTATTAGAATCAATAAAAAAGACACCACTATTTGCTCTTAGACTTGGGACCACATATTGGGAGAATAATGCTTGGACTATTCGTTATGATAGATTAAAGGAATTACTTAAAGGAAAAATCACTGTTAATGAGTTAGAAGAAAGAGATATAAAGCCTTTGATTAAACAGAAATCAGTAGATTTAAAAATTGGATTGGATATTGCTTCTTTAGCAAATAAAAGAATTGTTGATGTTATTATTGTGATAACAGGTGATTCAGATATTGTTCCTGCTTTAAAACATGCTCGGAAAGAAGGCATTCAAATAGGTTTGGATACTTTAGGGAACAAAGTTAGACCAGAATTAGAAGAGCATATTGATTTTAAGGTAACTGCAATTCACAGATATAATAACAAACAATAA
- a CDS encoding threonine aldolase family protein, producing the protein MKKYSFKNDYSEGAHPNLLNALNDTNFIQTEGYSTDIFCLEASKILKNKIGKDDIDIHFVSGGTQANLIMISSALRPYESVISATTGHINIHEAGAIESTGHKINSIDTSAGKLTPELVEEILKFHTDEHMVKPKLVYISNSTEVGTIYKKHDLEALFEICRKYDLYLVMDGARLGSALTSPFNDLSLNDIANLCDMFYIGGTKNGALIGEAIIITNSKLKDDFRYHIKQKGGLIAKGRIFGIQFIELFKENLYFDLANHSNRMALKLAEGIKQLGFSFLYPPESNQIFPIFPKRLIDILLESFDFYIWKVIDEEHYAVRLVTSWATKENKIDEFLSIIQSFA; encoded by the coding sequence ATGAAAAAATACAGCTTTAAAAATGATTATAGTGAAGGTGCTCATCCCAATTTATTAAATGCATTAAATGATACAAATTTTATTCAAACAGAAGGGTATTCTACAGATATTTTCTGCTTAGAAGCTAGCAAAATCTTAAAGAATAAAATTGGGAAAGATGATATAGATATCCATTTCGTATCTGGAGGAACTCAGGCAAATCTTATAATGATTTCTTCTGCATTAAGACCTTACGAGTCTGTAATATCAGCAACTACGGGACATATAAACATCCATGAAGCTGGAGCCATCGAATCAACAGGACATAAAATTAATTCGATTGATACCTCTGCCGGAAAGCTTACGCCGGAATTAGTAGAAGAAATCTTAAAATTCCACACTGATGAACACATGGTTAAGCCAAAACTTGTCTATATATCAAATTCAACTGAAGTTGGAACAATCTATAAAAAACATGACTTAGAGGCATTGTTTGAAATCTGTAGAAAATACGACCTATACCTCGTTATGGATGGAGCAAGACTTGGTTCAGCCCTCACCTCACCTTTTAATGATTTATCATTAAATGATATAGCTAATCTTTGCGATATGTTTTATATCGGTGGCACCAAGAATGGAGCTTTGATAGGTGAAGCTATTATTATAACAAATAGTAAATTAAAAGATGATTTCAGATATCACATTAAGCAGAAAGGCGGATTAATTGCAAAAGGAAGAATTTTTGGAATTCAATTCATTGAACTTTTCAAAGAAAACTTATATTTTGATTTAGCAAATCACTCAAACAGAATGGCTCTTAAATTAGCTGAGGGTATAAAACAGTTAGGTTTTTCTTTTTTGTATCCACCTGAAAGTAACCAAATTTTTCCAATTTTTCCTAAAAGACTTATCGATATTTTATTAGAAAGCTTCGATTTTTATATATGGAAAGTAATAGATGAAGAACATTACGCAGTAAGACTTGTAACATCTTGGGCTACAAAGGAAAACAAAATTGATGAATTTTTATCAATCATCCAATCTTTTGCTTGA
- a CDS encoding helix-turn-helix domain-containing protein — translation MEQFEILWEVSDLTDRKRILSALIEKIVVYDKHVDIQFTTGYRQRIEIEKPKVDYFKRQLEKWEIEVLKNTPTKKAKALLMLAEGRKISEVAHKLQVDFLKIQWLVKAFNRSGIKTCFVDFKPNMKIEFEDYVLENIEKLKYMTFDDLMKHLQEKGYSVASNTLKNFWYRHFISKKI, via the coding sequence TTGGAACAGTTTGAAATTTTATGGGAAGTATCGGATTTAACAGATAGAAAAAGGATACTGAGTGCTTTGATTGAAAAGATTGTTGTATATGATAAACATGTTGATATTCAGTTCACTACTGGATATCGGCAAAGAATAGAAATAGAAAAACCCAAAGTTGATTATTTCAAAAGGCAGCTTGAAAAATGGGAAATTGAGGTTTTAAAGAATACACCCACAAAAAAAGCAAAAGCTTTACTTATGCTTGCTGAAGGCAGGAAAATCAGTGAAGTTGCTCATAAGCTTCAAGTTGATTTTTTAAAAATTCAGTGGCTTGTAAAAGCTTTTAACAGATCAGGGATAAAAACTTGTTTTGTTGATTTTAAACCAAACATGAAAATTGAATTTGAAGATTATGTTTTAGAGAATATAGAAAAATTAAAATATATGACTTTCGATGATCTAATGAAACATTTACAGGAAAAAGGTTACAGTGTAGCAAGTAATACACTAAAAAATTTTTGGTATAGGCATTTTATTAGTAAAAAAATTTAA